The following proteins are co-located in the Apis mellifera strain DH4 linkage group LG11, Amel_HAv3.1, whole genome shotgun sequence genome:
- the LOC100578159 gene encoding zinc finger matrin-type protein CG9776 isoform X1 yields MEQESRRKGPRSPSADSEDSSHRRRSRKYDRSPSPRRSRYRRSRSRDRRSRSSSRDRRRKDSSRSQQDWKQQTTSQSQASTPNPANTGGYVPAVHNQYQAPPPPNTSQPPPPLPAYNQGYNNYNYNYGQGYDYSYQQPTGYRSDYPPPNWQGNQVPYNNQQPPPPPTLTSQQESSRPMDSGTSGLVSSLARPEDAKKEAAIAAEVKQQKATLAKQREEYVKKSTTLQRELEILRQQCDEIGKEGGRENNRIIKENQKLQIEIQNKMKSIHNVIDMLTGIIGDKATVDDLRSKFKLEINKRSRSPKEDFPKGKSESPDRSSVSDSDKESKIERDSKERRSPEDSKPMYNFVHYDPEMHWCKVCDIFPKTAKEYLNHLHSNEHKEACLERKIVDMPWHERNGEGTEKEVPYYPGLPTKRTPIKGLQFFSAATAWYCKLCDSWIGDLHCASLHLKSKQHSENYSRFVEQNPHWETDWMADREKAFSEEKHKQIQMELQKHKDDDPPPKSKKSKKSKKKSKKSKKRRNRSSGSDSSSESENSDTDSDQDMSKSIRVAMRNKMKASTQAILNEEIDYHRIKLKGHWSKMAQHLNQPPTPEPQPVENDDRQLLNSIRDKLKAKQEEEMKSISNRRLSQEKTVEEEEDEQEQTSFSNKSKPENLEAWGPKEPPKPFWIKKEEEKPQPIANKPIELPKPEEMPKPHMGFWTKQQVNMTVKPPENKSMEKEDERERDSDRYKDDRDRKYDRREDKYDRYSSRYERRRGRDRDRDRDRDRDRDRERDRDRDRDRERDYYDDRRKRDSNDSPRRERSWRDSPKRGYDKYSKDRRDDNSSNDESKFEKKTNESASKSKKGNIQTKKSAPQVSKGKLPFIGRLPLFKKKAEEPKLPEKDITPLPYQQSKFEDTPKVPNEIINPPGVVHITKLATPINLGNNNNTTNNSNNSTIIATANNNNNATNNTLNASQNNKNQPMKILVAPPPPVLNETKPTQQVVDMEIEDQSEETVIEEPMMEQQKQTHSISKLPLPPHPPPPLNRPPPSFSTTSQQQQQQQQQQQQQQQQQQQQSQQTVQSRPQFPTNRPPPPFMTNPPPFVQGQPRFPPHQTVRPPVQSHPPFMTNPPPQMPTVPPFVQNHQNPPPPPLPTIENTTQDISDIPEPAEKRTDPSIPLPDDLQEALNIIFPKEETETKQQNQQESSIMYASMYSMLGCVGYGPEYMDQPPPEITQAETEVDTQPGPDDLKMLGIDEGDTIL; encoded by the exons ATGGAGCAAGAATCAAGACGTAAAGGACCAAGGAGCCCTAGTGCAGACTCAGAAGATTCATCTCATAGAAGAAGATCAAGAAAATATGATCGATCTCCATCTCCGAGAAGAAGTAGATATCGTAGATCTCGATCCAGAGATAGAAGATCACGTTCTAGTTCTagagatagaagaagaaaagattctaGTCGTTCACAACAAGATTGGAAACAACAAACTACATCTCAGTCTCAAGCTTCTACTCCTAATCCAGCTAATACTGGTGGTTATGTTCCAGCAGTTCATAATCAATATCAG gcaCCTCCACCTCCTAATACCAGTCAACCTCCACCACCTTTGCCTGCTTACAACCAAGGATATAATAACTACAACTATAACTATGGACAAGGCTATGACTACAGTTACCAGCAACCCACTGGTTATCGCAGT gATTATCCACCACCAAATTGGCAAGGGAATCAGGTACCTTATAACAATCAACAGCCACCACCTCCTCCCACACTAACATCCCAACAAGAATCGTCAAGACCAATGGATAGTGGTACTTCTGGATTAGTATCATCCTTGGCAAGACCAGAAGATGCCAAGAAGGAAG CAGCGATCGCAGCGGAAGTAAAGCAACAAAAAGCAACTTTGGCTAAACAACGGGAAGAATATGTTAAGAAATCTACTACCTTACAGCGTGAACTGGAGATTCTACGACAACAGTGCGATGAAATTGGTAAAGAAGGTGGACGAGAGAATAAtcgtattataaaagaaaatcaaaagttgcag attgaaatacaaaataagatGAAATCGATACATAACGTAATCGATATGCTTACCGGAATTATAGGAGACAAAGCTACTGTCGATGATTTAAGAAGCaagtttaaattagaaattaacaaACGTTCAAGAAGTCCCAAGGAAGACTTTCCGAAAGGAAAATCGGAATCACCCGACAGATCATCGGTATCTGACTCTGACAAGGAATCCAAAATTGAAAGAGATTCGAAAGAACGAAGGTCTCCTGAAGATTCTAAACCTATGTACAATTTCGTACATTATGATCCAGAAATGCATTGGTGTAAAGTCTGCGATATATTTCCTAAAACGGCAAAGGAATATTTGAATCATCTGCATAGCAATGAGCACAAAGAAGCTTGCTTA GAACGCAAGATAGTTGATATGCCGTGGCATGAGCGCAATGGAGAAGGAACGGAAAAGGAAGTGCCCTATTATCCTGGACTACCAACGAAAAGAACACCTATTAAAG GTTTACAGTTCTTCAGTGCTGCAACGGCATGGTACTGTAAGCTTTGCGATTCCTGGATTGGCGATCTTCATTGTGCGAGTTTGCACTTGAAATCTAAACAACATTCTGAGAACTATTct cgTTTTGTGGAACAAAATCCACATTGGGAAACTGATTGGATGGCAGATCGTGAAAAAGCATTTTCAGAAGAGAAACATAAGCAGATACAAATGGAATTACAGAAACATAAAGATGACGATCCACCGccaaaatcgaagaaatcgaaaaaaagtaaaaaaaaatcgaaaaaatctaagaaacgaagaaacagAAGTAGTGGTAGCGACAGTTCTAGTGAATCAGAAAATTCGGATACAGACTCCGATCAAGATATGTCCAAAAGTATTCGTGTTGCTAtgcgaaataaaatgaaagcaTCAACACAAGCGATActaaatgaagaaatagattatcatcgaataaaattaaaaggacACTGGTCAAAAATGGCGCAGCATTTGAATCAACCACCAACTCCAGAGCCACAACCAGTAGAAAATGATGACAGACAATTATTGAATTCGATCAGAGACAAATTGAAGGCTAAACAAGAAGAGGAAATGAAATCAATCAGTAACCGAAGATTGAGTCAAGAGAAGACagttgaagaagaagaggatgaACAAGAACAGACATCTTtctcaaataaatcaaaaccGGAAAATTTGGAAGCTTGGGGACCAAAAGAACCTCCAAAACCTTTTTGgataaagaaggaagaagaaaaaccacAACCTATAGCCAATAAACCAATTGAGTTACCAAAACCAGAAGAAATGCCTAAACCACATATGGGATTTTGGACAAAGCAGCAAGTCAATATGACTGTGAAACCGCCGGAAAATAAATCtatggaaaaagaagatgaaagagAACGGGACAGTGATAGATATAAAGATGATCGTGATAGAAAATATGACAGACGAGAAGATAAATATGATCGTTATAGTAGCAGGTATGAAAGAAGACGTGGACGAGATAGAGATCGAGATCGTGATAGGGATAGGGATAGAGATAGGGAAAGAGATAGGGACAGAGATAGAGATCGGGAGAGAGATTATTACGATGATCGAAGGAAACGAGATAGTAACGATTCTCCACGACGCGAAAGAAGTTGGCGTGACAGTCCAAAAAGGggttatgataaatatagtaaaGATAGAAGAGACGATAATTCATCTAACGATGAGTCCaagtttgaaaagaaaacaaatgaaTCTGCATCTAAATCTAAAAAGGGTAATATACAAACTAAAAAATCGGCACCTCAAGTATCCAAAGGTAAATTACCTTTCATCGGTAGATtaccattatttaaaaagaaagctGAAGAACCAAAGTTACctgaaaaagatattactCCTCTTCCTTACCAACAAAGTAAATTTGAAGATACACCAAAAGTTcccaatgaaattattaatccacCTGGTGTAGTACATATCACCAAACTTGCAACTCCAATAAATTtgggtaataataataatactaccaacaatagtaataatagcACCATTATTGCCAcagcaaataataataataatgctacCAATAATACGCTCAATGCATCTCAAAACAACAAAAATCaaccaatgaaaatattagtaGCTCCACCACCACCAGTGTTGAATGAAACAAAACCTACACAACAAGTAGTTGATATGGAAATTGAAGATCAATCTGAAGAAACAGTAATAGAAGAACCAATGATGGAGCAGCAAAAACAAACGCACAGTATATCCAAATTACCTTTACCTCCACATCCTCCGCCTCCTCTAAATAGACCACCACCATCTTTCTCGACTACatcgcaacaacaacaacaacaacaacaacagcagcagcaacagcaacagcaacagcaacaacaatcACAACAAACAGTGCAAAGCAGACCACAATTTCCAACAAATCGACCTCCACCACCATTTATGACTAATCCACCCCCATTCGTTCAAGGTCAACCACGATTTCCTCCTCATCAAACAGTACGTCCACCAGTACAAAGTCATCCTCCTTTCATGACGAATCCACCACCTCAAATGCCCACTGTACCTCCTTTCGtacaaaatcatcaaaatccTCCACCACCTCCGCTTCCGACTATAGAAAATACTACACAAGATATTTCTGATATACCAGAACCTGCTGAAAAACGAACTGATCCAAGCATTCCTTTGCCTGATGATTTGCAAGaagcattaaatattatttttccaaaggaGGAAACAGAAACGAAACAACAAAATCAACAAGAAAGTAGCATCATGTATGCATCAATGTATAGTATGTTAGGATGTGTGGGATATGGGCCAGAGTACATGGATCAACCACCACCAGAAATTACTCAAGCGGAAACAGAAGTAGATACTCAACCTGGACCAGATGATTTGAAAATGTTAGGCATTGATGAAGGAGAtacaattctataa
- the LOC100578159 gene encoding zinc finger matrin-type protein CG9776 isoform X2, with product MEQESRRKGPRSPSADSEDSSHRRRSRKYDRSPSPRRSRYRRSRSRDRRSRSSSRDRRRKDSSRSQQDWKQQTTSQSQASTPNPANTGGYVPAVHNQYQAPPPPNTSQPPPPLPAYNQGYNNYNYNYGQGYDYSYQQPTGYRSDYPPPNWQGNQVPYNNQQPPPPPTLTSQQESSRPMDSGTSGLVSSLARPEDAKKEAIAAEVKQQKATLAKQREEYVKKSTTLQRELEILRQQCDEIGKEGGRENNRIIKENQKLQIEIQNKMKSIHNVIDMLTGIIGDKATVDDLRSKFKLEINKRSRSPKEDFPKGKSESPDRSSVSDSDKESKIERDSKERRSPEDSKPMYNFVHYDPEMHWCKVCDIFPKTAKEYLNHLHSNEHKEACLERKIVDMPWHERNGEGTEKEVPYYPGLPTKRTPIKGLQFFSAATAWYCKLCDSWIGDLHCASLHLKSKQHSENYSRFVEQNPHWETDWMADREKAFSEEKHKQIQMELQKHKDDDPPPKSKKSKKSKKKSKKSKKRRNRSSGSDSSSESENSDTDSDQDMSKSIRVAMRNKMKASTQAILNEEIDYHRIKLKGHWSKMAQHLNQPPTPEPQPVENDDRQLLNSIRDKLKAKQEEEMKSISNRRLSQEKTVEEEEDEQEQTSFSNKSKPENLEAWGPKEPPKPFWIKKEEEKPQPIANKPIELPKPEEMPKPHMGFWTKQQVNMTVKPPENKSMEKEDERERDSDRYKDDRDRKYDRREDKYDRYSSRYERRRGRDRDRDRDRDRDRDRERDRDRDRDRERDYYDDRRKRDSNDSPRRERSWRDSPKRGYDKYSKDRRDDNSSNDESKFEKKTNESASKSKKGNIQTKKSAPQVSKGKLPFIGRLPLFKKKAEEPKLPEKDITPLPYQQSKFEDTPKVPNEIINPPGVVHITKLATPINLGNNNNTTNNSNNSTIIATANNNNNATNNTLNASQNNKNQPMKILVAPPPPVLNETKPTQQVVDMEIEDQSEETVIEEPMMEQQKQTHSISKLPLPPHPPPPLNRPPPSFSTTSQQQQQQQQQQQQQQQQQQQQSQQTVQSRPQFPTNRPPPPFMTNPPPFVQGQPRFPPHQTVRPPVQSHPPFMTNPPPQMPTVPPFVQNHQNPPPPPLPTIENTTQDISDIPEPAEKRTDPSIPLPDDLQEALNIIFPKEETETKQQNQQESSIMYASMYSMLGCVGYGPEYMDQPPPEITQAETEVDTQPGPDDLKMLGIDEGDTIL from the exons ATGGAGCAAGAATCAAGACGTAAAGGACCAAGGAGCCCTAGTGCAGACTCAGAAGATTCATCTCATAGAAGAAGATCAAGAAAATATGATCGATCTCCATCTCCGAGAAGAAGTAGATATCGTAGATCTCGATCCAGAGATAGAAGATCACGTTCTAGTTCTagagatagaagaagaaaagattctaGTCGTTCACAACAAGATTGGAAACAACAAACTACATCTCAGTCTCAAGCTTCTACTCCTAATCCAGCTAATACTGGTGGTTATGTTCCAGCAGTTCATAATCAATATCAG gcaCCTCCACCTCCTAATACCAGTCAACCTCCACCACCTTTGCCTGCTTACAACCAAGGATATAATAACTACAACTATAACTATGGACAAGGCTATGACTACAGTTACCAGCAACCCACTGGTTATCGCAGT gATTATCCACCACCAAATTGGCAAGGGAATCAGGTACCTTATAACAATCAACAGCCACCACCTCCTCCCACACTAACATCCCAACAAGAATCGTCAAGACCAATGGATAGTGGTACTTCTGGATTAGTATCATCCTTGGCAAGACCAGAAGATGCCAAGAAGGAAG CGATCGCAGCGGAAGTAAAGCAACAAAAAGCAACTTTGGCTAAACAACGGGAAGAATATGTTAAGAAATCTACTACCTTACAGCGTGAACTGGAGATTCTACGACAACAGTGCGATGAAATTGGTAAAGAAGGTGGACGAGAGAATAAtcgtattataaaagaaaatcaaaagttgcag attgaaatacaaaataagatGAAATCGATACATAACGTAATCGATATGCTTACCGGAATTATAGGAGACAAAGCTACTGTCGATGATTTAAGAAGCaagtttaaattagaaattaacaaACGTTCAAGAAGTCCCAAGGAAGACTTTCCGAAAGGAAAATCGGAATCACCCGACAGATCATCGGTATCTGACTCTGACAAGGAATCCAAAATTGAAAGAGATTCGAAAGAACGAAGGTCTCCTGAAGATTCTAAACCTATGTACAATTTCGTACATTATGATCCAGAAATGCATTGGTGTAAAGTCTGCGATATATTTCCTAAAACGGCAAAGGAATATTTGAATCATCTGCATAGCAATGAGCACAAAGAAGCTTGCTTA GAACGCAAGATAGTTGATATGCCGTGGCATGAGCGCAATGGAGAAGGAACGGAAAAGGAAGTGCCCTATTATCCTGGACTACCAACGAAAAGAACACCTATTAAAG GTTTACAGTTCTTCAGTGCTGCAACGGCATGGTACTGTAAGCTTTGCGATTCCTGGATTGGCGATCTTCATTGTGCGAGTTTGCACTTGAAATCTAAACAACATTCTGAGAACTATTct cgTTTTGTGGAACAAAATCCACATTGGGAAACTGATTGGATGGCAGATCGTGAAAAAGCATTTTCAGAAGAGAAACATAAGCAGATACAAATGGAATTACAGAAACATAAAGATGACGATCCACCGccaaaatcgaagaaatcgaaaaaaagtaaaaaaaaatcgaaaaaatctaagaaacgaagaaacagAAGTAGTGGTAGCGACAGTTCTAGTGAATCAGAAAATTCGGATACAGACTCCGATCAAGATATGTCCAAAAGTATTCGTGTTGCTAtgcgaaataaaatgaaagcaTCAACACAAGCGATActaaatgaagaaatagattatcatcgaataaaattaaaaggacACTGGTCAAAAATGGCGCAGCATTTGAATCAACCACCAACTCCAGAGCCACAACCAGTAGAAAATGATGACAGACAATTATTGAATTCGATCAGAGACAAATTGAAGGCTAAACAAGAAGAGGAAATGAAATCAATCAGTAACCGAAGATTGAGTCAAGAGAAGACagttgaagaagaagaggatgaACAAGAACAGACATCTTtctcaaataaatcaaaaccGGAAAATTTGGAAGCTTGGGGACCAAAAGAACCTCCAAAACCTTTTTGgataaagaaggaagaagaaaaaccacAACCTATAGCCAATAAACCAATTGAGTTACCAAAACCAGAAGAAATGCCTAAACCACATATGGGATTTTGGACAAAGCAGCAAGTCAATATGACTGTGAAACCGCCGGAAAATAAATCtatggaaaaagaagatgaaagagAACGGGACAGTGATAGATATAAAGATGATCGTGATAGAAAATATGACAGACGAGAAGATAAATATGATCGTTATAGTAGCAGGTATGAAAGAAGACGTGGACGAGATAGAGATCGAGATCGTGATAGGGATAGGGATAGAGATAGGGAAAGAGATAGGGACAGAGATAGAGATCGGGAGAGAGATTATTACGATGATCGAAGGAAACGAGATAGTAACGATTCTCCACGACGCGAAAGAAGTTGGCGTGACAGTCCAAAAAGGggttatgataaatatagtaaaGATAGAAGAGACGATAATTCATCTAACGATGAGTCCaagtttgaaaagaaaacaaatgaaTCTGCATCTAAATCTAAAAAGGGTAATATACAAACTAAAAAATCGGCACCTCAAGTATCCAAAGGTAAATTACCTTTCATCGGTAGATtaccattatttaaaaagaaagctGAAGAACCAAAGTTACctgaaaaagatattactCCTCTTCCTTACCAACAAAGTAAATTTGAAGATACACCAAAAGTTcccaatgaaattattaatccacCTGGTGTAGTACATATCACCAAACTTGCAACTCCAATAAATTtgggtaataataataatactaccaacaatagtaataatagcACCATTATTGCCAcagcaaataataataataatgctacCAATAATACGCTCAATGCATCTCAAAACAACAAAAATCaaccaatgaaaatattagtaGCTCCACCACCACCAGTGTTGAATGAAACAAAACCTACACAACAAGTAGTTGATATGGAAATTGAAGATCAATCTGAAGAAACAGTAATAGAAGAACCAATGATGGAGCAGCAAAAACAAACGCACAGTATATCCAAATTACCTTTACCTCCACATCCTCCGCCTCCTCTAAATAGACCACCACCATCTTTCTCGACTACatcgcaacaacaacaacaacaacaacaacagcagcagcaacagcaacagcaacagcaacaacaatcACAACAAACAGTGCAAAGCAGACCACAATTTCCAACAAATCGACCTCCACCACCATTTATGACTAATCCACCCCCATTCGTTCAAGGTCAACCACGATTTCCTCCTCATCAAACAGTACGTCCACCAGTACAAAGTCATCCTCCTTTCATGACGAATCCACCACCTCAAATGCCCACTGTACCTCCTTTCGtacaaaatcatcaaaatccTCCACCACCTCCGCTTCCGACTATAGAAAATACTACACAAGATATTTCTGATATACCAGAACCTGCTGAAAAACGAACTGATCCAAGCATTCCTTTGCCTGATGATTTGCAAGaagcattaaatattatttttccaaaggaGGAAACAGAAACGAAACAACAAAATCAACAAGAAAGTAGCATCATGTATGCATCAATGTATAGTATGTTAGGATGTGTGGGATATGGGCCAGAGTACATGGATCAACCACCACCAGAAATTACTCAAGCGGAAACAGAAGTAGATACTCAACCTGGACCAGATGATTTGAAAATGTTAGGCATTGATGAAGGAGAtacaattctataa
- the LOC100578159 gene encoding zinc finger matrin-type protein CG9776 isoform X3 has product MDSGTSGLVSSLARPEDAKKEAAIAAEVKQQKATLAKQREEYVKKSTTLQRELEILRQQCDEIGKEGGRENNRIIKENQKLQIEIQNKMKSIHNVIDMLTGIIGDKATVDDLRSKFKLEINKRSRSPKEDFPKGKSESPDRSSVSDSDKESKIERDSKERRSPEDSKPMYNFVHYDPEMHWCKVCDIFPKTAKEYLNHLHSNEHKEACLERKIVDMPWHERNGEGTEKEVPYYPGLPTKRTPIKGLQFFSAATAWYCKLCDSWIGDLHCASLHLKSKQHSENYSRFVEQNPHWETDWMADREKAFSEEKHKQIQMELQKHKDDDPPPKSKKSKKSKKKSKKSKKRRNRSSGSDSSSESENSDTDSDQDMSKSIRVAMRNKMKASTQAILNEEIDYHRIKLKGHWSKMAQHLNQPPTPEPQPVENDDRQLLNSIRDKLKAKQEEEMKSISNRRLSQEKTVEEEEDEQEQTSFSNKSKPENLEAWGPKEPPKPFWIKKEEEKPQPIANKPIELPKPEEMPKPHMGFWTKQQVNMTVKPPENKSMEKEDERERDSDRYKDDRDRKYDRREDKYDRYSSRYERRRGRDRDRDRDRDRDRDRERDRDRDRDRERDYYDDRRKRDSNDSPRRERSWRDSPKRGYDKYSKDRRDDNSSNDESKFEKKTNESASKSKKGNIQTKKSAPQVSKGKLPFIGRLPLFKKKAEEPKLPEKDITPLPYQQSKFEDTPKVPNEIINPPGVVHITKLATPINLGNNNNTTNNSNNSTIIATANNNNNATNNTLNASQNNKNQPMKILVAPPPPVLNETKPTQQVVDMEIEDQSEETVIEEPMMEQQKQTHSISKLPLPPHPPPPLNRPPPSFSTTSQQQQQQQQQQQQQQQQQQQQSQQTVQSRPQFPTNRPPPPFMTNPPPFVQGQPRFPPHQTVRPPVQSHPPFMTNPPPQMPTVPPFVQNHQNPPPPPLPTIENTTQDISDIPEPAEKRTDPSIPLPDDLQEALNIIFPKEETETKQQNQQESSIMYASMYSMLGCVGYGPEYMDQPPPEITQAETEVDTQPGPDDLKMLGIDEGDTIL; this is encoded by the exons ATGGATAGTGGTACTTCTGGATTAGTATCATCCTTGGCAAGACCAGAAGATGCCAAGAAGGAAG CAGCGATCGCAGCGGAAGTAAAGCAACAAAAAGCAACTTTGGCTAAACAACGGGAAGAATATGTTAAGAAATCTACTACCTTACAGCGTGAACTGGAGATTCTACGACAACAGTGCGATGAAATTGGTAAAGAAGGTGGACGAGAGAATAAtcgtattataaaagaaaatcaaaagttgcag attgaaatacaaaataagatGAAATCGATACATAACGTAATCGATATGCTTACCGGAATTATAGGAGACAAAGCTACTGTCGATGATTTAAGAAGCaagtttaaattagaaattaacaaACGTTCAAGAAGTCCCAAGGAAGACTTTCCGAAAGGAAAATCGGAATCACCCGACAGATCATCGGTATCTGACTCTGACAAGGAATCCAAAATTGAAAGAGATTCGAAAGAACGAAGGTCTCCTGAAGATTCTAAACCTATGTACAATTTCGTACATTATGATCCAGAAATGCATTGGTGTAAAGTCTGCGATATATTTCCTAAAACGGCAAAGGAATATTTGAATCATCTGCATAGCAATGAGCACAAAGAAGCTTGCTTA GAACGCAAGATAGTTGATATGCCGTGGCATGAGCGCAATGGAGAAGGAACGGAAAAGGAAGTGCCCTATTATCCTGGACTACCAACGAAAAGAACACCTATTAAAG GTTTACAGTTCTTCAGTGCTGCAACGGCATGGTACTGTAAGCTTTGCGATTCCTGGATTGGCGATCTTCATTGTGCGAGTTTGCACTTGAAATCTAAACAACATTCTGAGAACTATTct cgTTTTGTGGAACAAAATCCACATTGGGAAACTGATTGGATGGCAGATCGTGAAAAAGCATTTTCAGAAGAGAAACATAAGCAGATACAAATGGAATTACAGAAACATAAAGATGACGATCCACCGccaaaatcgaagaaatcgaaaaaaagtaaaaaaaaatcgaaaaaatctaagaaacgaagaaacagAAGTAGTGGTAGCGACAGTTCTAGTGAATCAGAAAATTCGGATACAGACTCCGATCAAGATATGTCCAAAAGTATTCGTGTTGCTAtgcgaaataaaatgaaagcaTCAACACAAGCGATActaaatgaagaaatagattatcatcgaataaaattaaaaggacACTGGTCAAAAATGGCGCAGCATTTGAATCAACCACCAACTCCAGAGCCACAACCAGTAGAAAATGATGACAGACAATTATTGAATTCGATCAGAGACAAATTGAAGGCTAAACAAGAAGAGGAAATGAAATCAATCAGTAACCGAAGATTGAGTCAAGAGAAGACagttgaagaagaagaggatgaACAAGAACAGACATCTTtctcaaataaatcaaaaccGGAAAATTTGGAAGCTTGGGGACCAAAAGAACCTCCAAAACCTTTTTGgataaagaaggaagaagaaaaaccacAACCTATAGCCAATAAACCAATTGAGTTACCAAAACCAGAAGAAATGCCTAAACCACATATGGGATTTTGGACAAAGCAGCAAGTCAATATGACTGTGAAACCGCCGGAAAATAAATCtatggaaaaagaagatgaaagagAACGGGACAGTGATAGATATAAAGATGATCGTGATAGAAAATATGACAGACGAGAAGATAAATATGATCGTTATAGTAGCAGGTATGAAAGAAGACGTGGACGAGATAGAGATCGAGATCGTGATAGGGATAGGGATAGAGATAGGGAAAGAGATAGGGACAGAGATAGAGATCGGGAGAGAGATTATTACGATGATCGAAGGAAACGAGATAGTAACGATTCTCCACGACGCGAAAGAAGTTGGCGTGACAGTCCAAAAAGGggttatgataaatatagtaaaGATAGAAGAGACGATAATTCATCTAACGATGAGTCCaagtttgaaaagaaaacaaatgaaTCTGCATCTAAATCTAAAAAGGGTAATATACAAACTAAAAAATCGGCACCTCAAGTATCCAAAGGTAAATTACCTTTCATCGGTAGATtaccattatttaaaaagaaagctGAAGAACCAAAGTTACctgaaaaagatattactCCTCTTCCTTACCAACAAAGTAAATTTGAAGATACACCAAAAGTTcccaatgaaattattaatccacCTGGTGTAGTACATATCACCAAACTTGCAACTCCAATAAATTtgggtaataataataatactaccaacaatagtaataatagcACCATTATTGCCAcagcaaataataataataatgctacCAATAATACGCTCAATGCATCTCAAAACAACAAAAATCaaccaatgaaaatattagtaGCTCCACCACCACCAGTGTTGAATGAAACAAAACCTACACAACAAGTAGTTGATATGGAAATTGAAGATCAATCTGAAGAAACAGTAATAGAAGAACCAATGATGGAGCAGCAAAAACAAACGCACAGTATATCCAAATTACCTTTACCTCCACATCCTCCGCCTCCTCTAAATAGACCACCACCATCTTTCTCGACTACatcgcaacaacaacaacaacaacaacaacagcagcagcaacagcaacagcaacagcaacaacaatcACAACAAACAGTGCAAAGCAGACCACAATTTCCAACAAATCGACCTCCACCACCATTTATGACTAATCCACCCCCATTCGTTCAAGGTCAACCACGATTTCCTCCTCATCAAACAGTACGTCCACCAGTACAAAGTCATCCTCCTTTCATGACGAATCCACCACCTCAAATGCCCACTGTACCTCCTTTCGtacaaaatcatcaaaatccTCCACCACCTCCGCTTCCGACTATAGAAAATACTACACAAGATATTTCTGATATACCAGAACCTGCTGAAAAACGAACTGATCCAAGCATTCCTTTGCCTGATGATTTGCAAGaagcattaaatattatttttccaaaggaGGAAACAGAAACGAAACAACAAAATCAACAAGAAAGTAGCATCATGTATGCATCAATGTATAGTATGTTAGGATGTGTGGGATATGGGCCAGAGTACATGGATCAACCACCACCAGAAATTACTCAAGCGGAAACAGAAGTAGATACTCAACCTGGACCAGATGATTTGAAAATGTTAGGCATTGATGAAGGAGAtacaattctataa